In Nymphaea colorata isolate Beijing-Zhang1983 chromosome 3, ASM883128v2, whole genome shotgun sequence, a genomic segment contains:
- the LOC116249787 gene encoding uncharacterized protein LOC116249787 — protein sequence MLRTRLLFFTLGFATTGAAISHFVWRDLWAAHHSTSSQVKDKFGFLDSRVSNLEAMLSQTPQTVQDDG from the exons ATGCTGAGAACTCGGCTTCTCTTCTTCACGCTTGGATTTGCGACCACCGGCGCCGCAATTTCCCATTTTGTTTGGAGAGATTTGTGGGCCGCCCATCATTCTACTTCTTCTCAG GTGAAAGATAAATTTGGCTTCCTAGATTCCAGAGTGTCGAATCTCGAAGCCATGCTATCTCAAACTCCGCAGACGGTGCAG